From the Candidatus Peregrinibacteria bacterium genome, one window contains:
- a CDS encoding 1-deoxy-D-xylulose-5-phosphate reductoisomerase, giving the protein MKKIKVLLLGATGSIGSQTCEVLREFSDQFLLVGASANTNIQKLLRLQEEFSLPRVALFSSPEEKNSQKNILFKEEGLLRLIRETDADMAILATSGPLSPLLAKEIIKSGKHLLLASKEALVEEGEEILLLAKKHKKKIRPIDSEHSAIWQCLRSGQQKEVSRIFLTCSGGPFFDVEKWPKSRFSSVTPQEAVAHPNWSMGQKISVDSATLMNKALELIEAVYLFGVLPEKIEVVVHPESFLHSAVEFCDGSVVGQMGMPDMRIPIAYSLFYPNHPPLLFPKTSFFGKTLTFQKVDEERFPSLIFARDALKKKRCKVMNQANEQAVLEFISGKISFTDIFERVRFAVYGDV; this is encoded by the coding sequence GTGAAAAAAATAAAAGTACTCCTTTTAGGAGCAACTGGATCTATTGGATCACAAACTTGTGAGGTACTTCGAGAATTTTCAGACCAATTTTTACTTGTTGGTGCATCAGCAAATACAAATATTCAAAAACTTCTTCGTCTTCAAGAGGAATTTTCTCTTCCCCGTGTTGCTCTTTTTTCTTCTCCGGAAGAAAAAAATTCTCAAAAAAATATACTTTTCAAGGAAGAGGGGCTTCTTCGGCTTATACGAGAAACAGATGCAGATATGGCGATATTAGCAACCTCAGGACCATTATCACCTTTATTAGCAAAAGAGATTATAAAAAGCGGAAAACATCTTCTTTTAGCTTCAAAAGAAGCATTAGTAGAAGAAGGGGAAGAAATTCTTCTTCTTGCTAAAAAACATAAAAAAAAGATTCGACCAATCGATTCAGAACACTCTGCTATTTGGCAATGTCTTCGTTCTGGACAACAAAAAGAAGTTTCCCGAATTTTTCTCACATGTTCAGGGGGTCCATTTTTTGATGTAGAGAAATGGCCAAAATCCCGATTTTCTTCTGTTACTCCACAAGAAGCTGTTGCACACCCAAATTGGTCAATGGGGCAAAAAATATCTGTTGATTCCGCAACACTTATGAATAAAGCATTGGAACTTATTGAGGCAGTGTATCTCTTTGGTGTTTTGCCAGAAAAAATAGAAGTTGTGGTGCATCCAGAATCTTTTCTTCACTCTGCAGTGGAGTTTTGTGATGGGTCGGTTGTTGGGCAAATGGGGATGCCAGATATGCGCATTCCTATAGCATATTCACTTTTTTATCCAAATCATCCACCACTCCTCTTTCCAAAAACATCTTTTTTTGGAAAAACACTTACATTTCAAAAAGTAGATGAAGAACGTTTTCCTTCTCTTATTTTTGCTCGAGACGCACTTAAAAAAAAGAGGTGTAAGGTAATGAATCAAGCAAATGAACAGGCAGTTTTAGAATTTATTTCTGGAAAAATTTCTTTTACAGATATTTTTGAGCGAGTGCGGTTTGCAGTGTATGGTGATGTATAA
- a CDS encoding FtsX-like permease family protein: MRLSEVFRLSLILLSRKKIRSSFCAISIGIGVFFCLIFFGIGSTVNTLFFIPLFEEQNQNELLIVKTKKSSIDFFLGNGKLTEKDVEVFRNTEGVTAVGRQLLLGFPNSLRINMFGFVFETDSPIFGVDPLIANISPEEFTKNERGVPSILSPQLLLLYNSTIADASLGVSRFSEEEILGKSFSFLFGSSSLLGVSLTQNKNQEEKGYIAALSPFVPAIGVSIPLGFAQEINKKIGNISPENSIYTQVFLQADSAKSAAYIEKKLSQKGYFIQNAETLRSEMRNILFSFFAVLILTGGIILSLSILLLSSFFSALITQHAYDIGLLLILGMQKKKVFLIFGAQALLLVGIGTCLGFFGAFSVFSLLLQKITDVFFGNTILFSELFFPKQEIILFAVFLLLTTLLFILLPLVFFFKKEPLEILQK; encoded by the coding sequence ATGCGGCTATCTGAAGTCTTTCGACTTTCACTTATTTTACTTTCGCGGAAAAAAATTCGCTCATCCTTTTGCGCAATTTCCATTGGAATTGGTGTTTTTTTCTGTCTTATTTTCTTTGGAATTGGCTCTACAGTAAACACTTTATTTTTTATTCCGCTTTTTGAGGAACAAAATCAAAATGAACTCCTTATTGTGAAAACAAAAAAATCATCAATTGATTTTTTTTTGGGAAATGGAAAGCTTACTGAAAAAGATGTGGAGGTTTTTCGGAATACAGAAGGGGTGACAGCAGTTGGAAGACAGCTTTTACTTGGATTTCCAAACTCACTTCGCATTAATATGTTTGGCTTTGTTTTTGAAACTGATAGTCCAATATTTGGTGTGGATCCACTTATTGCTAATATTTCCCCGGAAGAGTTTACAAAAAATGAACGTGGCGTCCCTTCTATACTTTCTCCACAACTTCTACTTCTTTATAATTCTACTATTGCAGATGCCTCTCTCGGGGTTTCCCGCTTTTCTGAAGAAGAAATTCTTGGAAAATCTTTCTCTTTCTTGTTTGGTTCTTCCTCTTTACTTGGTGTTTCACTTACTCAAAATAAAAACCAAGAAGAAAAAGGATATATTGCCGCACTTTCACCATTTGTTCCTGCTATTGGAGTCTCTATTCCTCTTGGTTTCGCTCAAGAAATAAACAAAAAAATCGGAAATATTTCTCCAGAAAACTCAATTTATACTCAAGTTTTTCTTCAGGCAGATTCCGCAAAAAGTGCCGCATATATTGAAAAAAAACTCTCTCAGAAGGGGTATTTTATTCAAAATGCCGAAACTCTTCGTTCAGAAATGCGAAATATTCTTTTTTCATTTTTTGCAGTGCTTATTCTTACTGGCGGAATTATTCTTTCTCTTTCTATACTTCTTCTTTCTTCTTTTTTCTCGGCACTTATTACTCAACATGCGTACGATATTGGGCTTCTTCTTATTCTTGGAATGCAAAAAAAGAAGGTATTTCTTATTTTTGGCGCACAAGCACTTCTTCTTGTTGGTATTGGAACGTGTTTAGGGTTTTTTGGGGCGTTTTCTGTCTTTTCACTTCTTTTGCAAAAAATAACAGATGTCTTTTTTGGAAACACTATTCTTTTTTCTGAATTATTTTTTCCAAAACAAGAGATTATTTTATTTGCAGTGTTTCTTCTTTTGACCACACTTTTATTTATTCTTCTTCCTCTTGTTTTTTTCTTCAAAAAAGAGCCACTCGAAATACTTCAAAAATAA
- a CDS encoding PKD domain-containing protein codes for MGTIKYLLFFGIFFTLLFGAIILPDTTGAVPSGKLPGENNTFAPPNQEDVPVELNNNDFRAQVLKITNYFLGFVGLIAVVALVFFGFLWITAGGNDDQIDRGKKGIIWVALGIILILLSWAIVSFLVGTTANAAGQNIHEDEQVVRDRLETLSESMDTKRISPLLSEEWSASYGAIFSDLSESETIRILKEGFHQGTMKNADEETQEMFKKIINITREFENLDLAAEDIQDQQRKLQSQFEQFRSQIRNRLQVLLRGIEETPRMDAKIETTPREGSLPLAVRISGLSSEDPSRITIPSQNYRWSFVDNKGVEQNLGDGATKVVDFSEPGSYVIRLEVSTASGKNILPGVATVIVRVFPEKTTARFTINGQDPTSIFKISLQDAKSGIIFDPSPSTIAEGAVASEYLWSFDGEREVQHFSTPVTHFFSEVGEKRVSLKISTNTEESGKEKEIRLQILPSFAAIDVSPEHPEAGQPVEINGSRSSLEEGFTPEYRWRILTDSGTLIHEESGNPRIAYVFSKEGEYFIELLLGNGVQAQQKISISSLSPTASFVGEPVSLADPALFRFDASASFDPNNQPLLYYWDFTNDGKFDIRSSQDTSATYRFLESGTHTVRLEVVSSTGKISSIEKSFVIKSVLSAHFSPSQSVVLPGEKIFFSATEKKASSYSWNFGDGSFEETSVSSVSHSYNSPGIYTALLKVQGFEGGESVFQDTVVVGGDDTPVVVARAQRDGWNIPLEEGVCNGKSAFRVRRKERITLVASSTISSDAGYTWSFSDNESASGAGVVKMFLATSSDGVCEQATVSVRDTQTGITATSPPLFFFVENILPHASRLEVSTTGSQCTTPCLISLSVQGATDPDGSIVEYQWWATREGSTERIGAQTTKVPNTQILLPTVGIENQENTFFLFAEIKDNDGGVTQLERESVRVKNGESSDFSINFFPDKTAVLSGQPIRFTAEVNDNSGNNDHRFFWDFNGDGLDDDITSGSETVSSFSKSGTYTVRLRVESKGVVRSAERTIFVEDESVFRPEYHSAERIIEKTPALSVNAPYALLTLSAVSDPEEENVFTIYAFGRNIDGTLAEGDIAFESEGAEILSPVTQMQRGVATIRLQVTGNEAVLRARLPLSIGILSETLSLPISSS; via the coding sequence ATGGGCACAATAAAATACCTTCTCTTTTTTGGCATTTTTTTCACCCTCCTCTTTGGGGCAATAATTTTGCCAGACACCACAGGGGCAGTTCCAAGTGGAAAACTTCCTGGAGAAAACAACACTTTTGCGCCTCCGAACCAAGAAGATGTGCCAGTCGAACTAAATAACAACGATTTTCGGGCGCAAGTACTCAAAATCACCAACTACTTCCTCGGCTTTGTTGGACTCATTGCTGTTGTTGCTCTTGTTTTCTTTGGATTTCTTTGGATTACTGCTGGAGGGAATGATGATCAAATAGATCGAGGAAAAAAAGGAATTATCTGGGTTGCCCTAGGAATTATTCTTATTCTTCTGTCGTGGGCAATTGTGAGTTTTTTGGTGGGCACCACAGCAAATGCCGCTGGTCAAAATATCCACGAAGACGAACAAGTGGTTCGTGATCGACTCGAAACACTCTCTGAATCAATGGACACAAAGCGTATCTCGCCTCTCCTTTCTGAAGAATGGAGCGCTTCTTATGGGGCAATTTTTTCTGATCTTTCAGAATCGGAAACCATTCGAATTCTTAAGGAAGGGTTTCACCAAGGAACAATGAAGAATGCTGACGAAGAAACTCAAGAAATGTTCAAAAAAATAATAAATATTACCAGGGAGTTCGAAAATCTCGATCTTGCCGCAGAGGATATTCAAGATCAACAACGAAAACTTCAGTCTCAGTTTGAGCAATTTCGATCTCAAATTCGAAATCGTCTTCAGGTTCTTCTTCGAGGAATTGAAGAAACCCCTCGGATGGATGCAAAAATAGAAACGACTCCTCGCGAAGGAAGCCTTCCTCTTGCTGTTCGTATAAGCGGACTTTCCTCAGAAGATCCTTCTCGTATCACAATTCCTTCTCAAAATTACCGATGGAGTTTTGTGGATAACAAAGGGGTAGAGCAGAATTTGGGAGATGGAGCAACAAAAGTGGTGGACTTTTCTGAACCAGGAAGTTACGTGATTCGTTTGGAGGTTTCAACTGCATCCGGAAAAAATATTTTACCAGGTGTAGCGACCGTCATTGTTCGAGTGTTTCCCGAAAAAACAACAGCACGATTCACTATTAATGGGCAAGACCCTACTAGTATTTTTAAAATATCTCTTCAAGATGCAAAATCAGGGATTATTTTTGATCCCAGCCCCTCCACCATTGCAGAAGGGGCTGTGGCGAGCGAATATCTCTGGAGCTTTGATGGCGAAAGGGAGGTTCAACACTTTTCTACTCCAGTAACTCACTTTTTTTCTGAAGTCGGGGAAAAGCGCGTTTCTCTGAAAATCTCTACAAATACCGAGGAGTCGGGAAAAGAAAAAGAAATTCGCTTACAAATACTTCCTTCTTTTGCCGCTATTGATGTTTCTCCTGAACACCCCGAGGCAGGGCAACCTGTGGAAATAAATGGTTCTCGTTCTTCGCTGGAAGAAGGGTTTACCCCCGAATATCGTTGGCGTATTTTGACGGATAGCGGAACACTTATTCATGAGGAATCTGGGAATCCACGAATTGCATACGTGTTTTCGAAAGAGGGGGAGTATTTTATAGAACTCCTTTTGGGGAATGGTGTTCAGGCGCAACAAAAAATTTCTATCTCCTCTTTATCTCCTACAGCATCCTTTGTGGGAGAACCGGTTTCTTTGGCAGATCCTGCACTTTTTCGTTTCGATGCTTCCGCAAGCTTTGATCCAAATAACCAGCCCCTATTGTATTATTGGGATTTCACGAATGATGGGAAGTTTGATATTCGAAGTAGTCAAGACACCAGTGCAACCTATCGGTTTTTGGAGAGCGGAACACACACGGTTCGTCTTGAGGTGGTGAGCTCAACAGGAAAAATAAGTTCAATAGAAAAATCTTTTGTGATCAAATCGGTATTAAGTGCCCATTTTTCTCCCTCTCAGTCCGTCGTTCTCCCTGGAGAAAAGATATTCTTTTCCGCAACAGAAAAAAAAGCATCATCATATTCTTGGAATTTTGGTGATGGTTCTTTTGAGGAAACGAGTGTTTCGAGTGTTTCCCATTCATACAATTCTCCTGGAATATATACTGCCTTACTAAAAGTGCAGGGTTTTGAAGGAGGCGAGAGTGTCTTTCAAGATACTGTTGTGGTGGGAGGTGATGATACCCCTGTAGTTGTAGCAAGGGCACAACGAGATGGATGGAATATTCCTCTTGAGGAGGGGGTCTGTAATGGAAAATCAGCATTTCGGGTGCGAAGAAAAGAGCGAATTACCCTTGTTGCATCAAGTACAATTTCTTCTGATGCGGGGTACACATGGAGTTTTTCTGACAACGAGAGTGCGAGTGGAGCAGGGGTTGTGAAGATGTTTTTGGCAACAAGTTCGGATGGAGTATGTGAGCAGGCCACTGTTTCTGTTCGTGATACTCAAACCGGTATTACGGCAACATCACCACCTCTTTTCTTTTTTGTGGAGAATATTCTTCCGCATGCTTCTCGTTTAGAGGTGTCTACTACAGGAAGCCAGTGCACAACCCCTTGCCTTATTTCTCTTTCGGTGCAAGGGGCAACTGATCCCGATGGATCGATTGTGGAATATCAGTGGTGGGCAACTCGAGAGGGGAGCACAGAAAGGATTGGGGCGCAGACAACAAAGGTTCCAAATACACAAATCCTTCTTCCAACTGTTGGCATCGAAAATCAGGAAAACACCTTTTTTCTTTTTGCGGAAATCAAGGATAATGACGGGGGGGTCACCCAACTTGAAAGGGAATCTGTTCGAGTTAAAAACGGAGAAAGCTCGGATTTTTCGATAAATTTCTTCCCCGATAAGACGGCTGTGTTATCGGGACAGCCCATCCGCTTTACCGCAGAAGTGAATGATAATTCTGGAAACAATGATCACCGATTTTTTTGGGATTTTAATGGAGATGGATTAGACGACGATATTACCTCTGGATCGGAGACCGTGTCATCATTTTCTAAGAGCGGAACATACACCGTTCGATTGCGTGTAGAGTCAAAAGGAGTTGTTCGCTCAGCTGAGCGAACAATCTTTGTAGAAGACGAGAGTGTTTTTCGTCCAGAATACCATTCTGCTGAGCGAATTATAGAGAAGACTCCTGCTCTCTCGGTAAATGCTCCTTATGCCTTACTCACGCTTTCTGCCGTGTCTGATCCAGAAGAAGAAAATGTTTTTACCATATATGCTTTTGGCAGAAATATAGACGGAACCCTTGCAGAGGGGGATATTGCTTTTGAGTCAGAGGGCGCAGAGATTCTTTCTCCTGTGACACAAATGCAACGGGGGGTCGCTACCATCCGTCTTCAAGTAACGGGTAACGAAGCTGTCCTTCGCGCGCGCCTTCCACTCTCAATAGGAATTCTTTCAGAAACGCTTTCTCTCCCTATTTCTTCCTCATGA
- a CDS encoding NTP transferase domain-containing protein, which produces MTPSVILLAAGKSTRTWPIREKIFFSILGKSILQHQIETLLSAGLYEICVVGNKENISRIQEICAPLPGKFSFAVQENLKEGQRGGILSAENFTSQEKPVCIVCSNDIVENNVFLNLLEKTKKSSTEICLVAKKVESYFPGGYLSVNDSGRIISIVEKPTPGTEPSNLVSLLIHFYRHPVNLFARLKKRKEGDFYEEILQEWFSDGGDAEVLEYSGFWQAIKYPWHFLVLREWFLKSIQQQEIHPSAQISKNAVVRGNVIISEEARIFDFAVIQGPAYIGKNTIVANHTLVRDSIIENNCVIGHTTEIARSIISDSCWTHRNFIGDSVFQKNVSLGAGTQTGNLRLDEKEVSSDIKGEKINSCLIKFGSIIGENVRIGINTSIMPGIKIGAESFLGAGGVCIQDVPENTFLSFTTSEIRKKNTFSVDTRKDF; this is translated from the coding sequence ATGACCCCTTCTGTCATACTTCTTGCCGCAGGAAAAAGCACACGTACCTGGCCGATTCGCGAAAAAATTTTTTTTTCTATTCTTGGAAAATCCATTCTCCAACACCAAATAGAAACACTTCTCTCTGCAGGGCTTTATGAAATTTGTGTAGTGGGAAATAAAGAAAATATTAGTCGTATACAGGAGATCTGTGCACCTCTTCCGGGGAAATTTTCTTTTGCGGTTCAAGAAAATCTTAAAGAAGGACAGCGTGGTGGAATTCTTTCCGCAGAAAATTTTACCTCGCAAGAGAAGCCGGTTTGCATCGTTTGTTCAAATGACATTGTGGAAAACAATGTCTTTCTAAACCTCTTAGAGAAGACAAAAAAATCGTCGACAGAAATATGTTTGGTGGCAAAAAAAGTGGAGAGTTATTTTCCTGGTGGATATCTTTCAGTAAATGACTCCGGACGAATTATTAGTATTGTGGAAAAACCAACACCTGGAACAGAGCCGAGTAACTTGGTTTCTCTTCTTATTCATTTTTACCGACACCCTGTAAATCTTTTTGCGCGTCTCAAAAAGAGAAAAGAAGGAGATTTTTATGAAGAAATTCTTCAAGAGTGGTTTTCTGATGGTGGAGATGCAGAGGTTTTAGAATATAGTGGATTTTGGCAGGCAATTAAATATCCGTGGCATTTTCTTGTTTTACGAGAATGGTTTTTAAAAAGTATTCAACAACAAGAAATTCATCCTTCTGCACAAATATCGAAAAATGCTGTTGTTCGCGGAAATGTTATTATTTCAGAAGAAGCTCGAATTTTTGATTTTGCGGTTATCCAAGGACCCGCATATATTGGAAAAAACACCATAGTGGCGAACCACACACTTGTACGCGATTCTATTATTGAAAATAACTGTGTTATTGGTCACACCACAGAAATTGCACGAAGTATTATTAGTGACTCATGTTGGACACACCGAAATTTTATTGGAGACAGTGTTTTTCAAAAAAATGTCTCTCTCGGTGCAGGAACACAAACAGGAAATCTTCGTCTTGATGAAAAAGAAGTTTCCTCTGATATTAAAGGAGAAAAAATAAATTCTTGTCTTATAAAATTTGGCTCTATTATTGGTGAAAACGTTCGTATTGGTATTAATACAAGTATTATGCCGGGAATAAAAATTGGAGCAGAAAGTTTTCTAGGAGCAGGAGGGGTTTGTATACAAGATGTTCCAGAAAACACTTTCCTCTCTTTTACAACATCAGAAATAAGAAAAAAAAACACCTTCTCTGTGGATACACGAAAAGATTTCTAA
- the dnaN gene encoding DNA polymerase III subunit beta, whose product MKFSCHRESFLQALSVVQKAVGGIGVLPVLENILIVAEGQRIELSATNLEISITTTVSAKVVNEGKTTIPAKTLISWVKLAPGEEMGCTRLEGEKILFQALGTKTTLFGVSADEFPILPVVEKEEIVVIDKKIFSKALEQVVFCAAAFGTRPVLSGILFIAEEKNITLVGTDSYRLSEKKIPLKKGVKNNVSCIIPAKTLLDTERILLSEEEGDVEIVFSKHQILLSFNSVKIISRVIEGNFPNYQQILPKGHQNEVSVSRQELIQTVRRVGIFARENNNNIKLFCSKEEMRITTDATEIGTEESVISIKSTGGESAVALNAQFLLDILLVFKDPEVLLRFGEKLNPIMVCSKNEEGLTHIIMPLKI is encoded by the coding sequence ATGAAGTTTTCCTGTCATAGGGAATCATTTTTACAGGCACTTAGTGTGGTTCAAAAAGCAGTAGGAGGAATAGGTGTACTCCCTGTGCTCGAGAACATTCTTATTGTTGCAGAAGGTCAAAGAATAGAACTTTCGGCTACAAATCTTGAAATATCAATAACAACAACTGTTTCAGCAAAAGTAGTAAATGAAGGAAAAACAACAATCCCTGCAAAAACTTTAATTTCTTGGGTAAAGCTTGCCCCTGGAGAAGAAATGGGATGTACACGACTTGAAGGAGAAAAGATACTTTTTCAGGCTTTAGGGACGAAAACAACACTCTTTGGTGTTTCTGCTGATGAATTTCCTATTCTTCCTGTCGTCGAAAAAGAAGAGATAGTTGTTATTGACAAGAAAATATTTTCTAAAGCACTTGAGCAAGTGGTATTTTGTGCTGCCGCTTTTGGAACACGACCAGTGCTTTCGGGAATATTGTTTATTGCGGAAGAGAAAAATATTACTCTCGTTGGAACAGATAGTTATCGTCTTTCAGAGAAAAAAATTCCTCTCAAAAAAGGAGTAAAAAACAATGTTTCATGTATTATTCCTGCAAAAACACTTCTCGACACAGAACGAATTCTTTTATCTGAAGAGGAGGGGGATGTGGAAATTGTCTTCTCAAAACATCAAATTCTCCTTTCATTTAACTCTGTAAAAATTATATCACGAGTTATTGAGGGGAATTTTCCAAATTATCAACAAATCCTTCCAAAAGGACATCAAAACGAGGTAAGTGTTTCACGACAAGAGCTTATACAAACTGTACGCAGGGTTGGTATTTTTGCTCGTGAGAATAATAATAATATTAAACTTTTTTGCTCCAAAGAAGAAATGAGAATAACAACAGATGCAACAGAAATTGGAACCGAAGAGTCGGTTATTTCTATAAAAAGCACTGGTGGTGAAAGTGCCGTAGCACTTAATGCTCAGTTTCTTTTAGATATTCTTTTGGTTTTTAAAGACCCTGAGGTTCTTTTGCGATTTGGAGAGAAGCTAAATCCTATTATGGTGTGTTCTAAAAATGAGGAAGGGTTAACACATATTATTATGCCTCTTAAAATATAA
- a CDS encoding MBL fold metallo-hydrolase, protein MMHSLFYDISICLKNTKIFSFLFFFFTLFGVGGVFSLSPEFFHTKLYMFHIPGESLFLSLSSGHRILIDGGMDDTAAEKLSALTPFWNRSLDAVIISHSDLDHISGLFLVLSSFPVKSILLSGAFGEDSDQKKALLHFIQEKKIPVFFLHEQRDFSMGNIWFDVLFPSSTLLGVSIGNQNQNSLVFRGVFPKESVLFMGDTEKTGEKNLLMSSHKLSSSILKVGHHGSQTSSIPKFLDAVSPSTALISASKDNPFGHPHTSVVQSFFERNIMVHITKDEGDIAFSL, encoded by the coding sequence ATGATGCATTCACTTTTTTATGACATCAGCATCTGCCTTAAAAATACAAAAATCTTCTCCTTTCTCTTTTTCTTTTTCACCCTCTTTGGGGTTGGTGGTGTTTTTTCTCTTTCTCCAGAGTTTTTTCACACAAAGCTTTATATGTTTCATATTCCTGGAGAATCTCTTTTTCTCTCCCTTTCCTCGGGACACCGTATTCTTATTGACGGCGGAATGGACGACACTGCCGCAGAAAAACTCTCTGCACTCACACCATTTTGGAACCGGAGTCTTGATGCGGTTATTATAAGCCATTCTGACCTCGATCATATTTCTGGTCTTTTTTTAGTGCTCTCATCTTTTCCCGTAAAAAGTATTCTTCTTTCTGGTGCATTTGGTGAAGATAGTGATCAAAAAAAAGCGTTACTCCATTTTATACAAGAAAAAAAGATCCCTGTTTTTTTTCTTCACGAACAACGAGATTTTTCTATGGGAAACATTTGGTTTGATGTTCTTTTTCCATCATCAACACTCCTTGGTGTTTCTATAGGAAATCAAAACCAAAACTCTCTTGTGTTTCGAGGAGTGTTTCCAAAAGAAAGTGTGCTTTTTATGGGTGATACAGAAAAAACAGGAGAAAAAAATCTCTTAATGAGCTCACACAAGCTTTCTTCTTCTATATTAAAAGTGGGGCATCATGGATCACAAACCTCTTCTATCCCAAAATTTCTCGATGCCGTTTCTCCAAGCACTGCACTTATTTCCGCAAGTAAAGATAATCCTTTTGGACATCCGCATACCTCTGTTGTGCAGTCATTTTTTGAAAGAAATATAATGGTACACATCACAAAGGATGAAGGAGATATTGCTTTTTCCCTTTAA